Genomic DNA from Haloterrigena alkaliphila:
CAGCATCTCGGGTGAGACGGTGTGCGAGGAGGAGTAACTGGGATCGATCTTACTCTCCCTGTACAATTCCGTCGTCGAGCAAGCGGTCGATCTCCTCGTCGTTGTACGCGAACTCCGCCAACACCTCGCGGGTGTGTTCGCCTAGGTCTGGCGAGACCGACATCACCTCTCCCGGCGTCTCCGAGAGCTTGACGGGCGTTGTCGCGGCGATCACTTCGTCGCCGTCGCCGTCCTCGATCAGACGAAGGGTGCCTCGCTCGTGGAGGTGCTCGTCCATTGCGGCCTGGGCCACCGTCTGGAGCTCTGCGGCCGGCACACCCGCCTCAAGTAACTGCTCCAGCAGCGTCGCGCGGTCTTGGGAGGCGAACTCTTCCTCGATCGCTTCGAAGAGGACCTCGCGATTCTCGAGTCGCTTCTCGTTTGTCTCAAATCGCGAGTCGTCGATCCAGTCGGGTCGGTCGATGGCGTTCGCGAACCGCTCCCACAGCGGCTGAGCCGGCGTGGCCAAGTAGATCGGGTCGGTGGCTGTCTCGAACACGCCTGAGGGCGCGTACTGCTCCCAAGAGTGACCACGCCGACTTGGGACGTCACCGTGCATGCTGTACTGGGTGTACCAGTCGCTCATGTACGTAGCTGCGGTGTCGAAGAGGGTCGCTTCGACTTTCTGGCCCTGACCGGTCTGGTTCGCGTGCCACAGCGCCATGACGATGGCAAAGGCGGCGTAGGTACCGGTCCCGGAATCAATCGTCGGGGGGCCGATACGTGAGGGCTTCCGGTCGGGTTCCCCTGTCGTCCACATCATCCCCGAGGCAGCTTGCGCCAGTGGATCGATTCCTGGTCGGTCGCGGTAGGGGCCCTCCTCTCCGTAGCCGGTGACCGAACAGTAGACTAGTTGAGGGTTGATCTCAGCGAG
This window encodes:
- a CDS encoding CaiB/BaiF CoA transferase family protein — encoded protein: MGQTPLTATTVLDLSQGIAGPMAATLLADFGADVVSVEPPGGATERKLSGGAAFPNVSRNKRSIVLDLKSEEGTEVLHRLVEDADVLIHNNRPGKMADLGADYETLAEINPQLVYCSVTGYGEEGPYRDRPGIDPLAQAASGMMWTTGEPDRKPSRIGPPTIDSGTGTYAAFAIVMALWHANQTGQGQKVEATLFDTAATYMSDWYTQYSMHGDVPSRRGHSWEQYAPSGVFETATDPIYLATPAQPLWERFANAIDRPDWIDDSRFETNEKRLENREVLFEAIEEEFASQDRATLLEQLLEAGVPAAELQTVAQAAMDEHLHERGTLRLIEDGDGDEVIAATTPVKLSETPGEVMSVSPDLGEHTREVLAEFAYNDEEIDRLLDDGIVQGE